In Bacillus thermozeamaize, one genomic interval encodes:
- a CDS encoding UDP-N-acetylmuramoyl-L-alanyl-D-glutamate--2,6-diaminopimelate ligase gives MQLSDVQELLVTADIRGQATTTFSGIQADSRKVVPGDLFICLPGYTVDGHDFAAQAVERGAVALLVERFLPIAVPQVRVRDARRAMAIVASHFFGLPTQEMKLIGVTGTNGKTTITYLLEKIFADAGYKTGLVGTIRHKVGEQWLPSRNTTPDVLELQSMFRQMADLGTEYVIMEVSSHALELGRVRGSLFRTAVFTNLTQDHLDFHESMEQYWFAKSLLFSGLGNSYGKMRQYAVLNADDPSALRLARVTAHPVITYGIHHESDVQAVGIDLRPEGTTVDVNTYRGSVRLHLKMVGLFNVYNALAALAAAMLEGLELHQIRDSLEQMPGVPGRFERIEEGQDVHVIVDYAHTPDSLENVLKAIRGFAKGRVLCVVGCGGDRDRGKRPQMARVAVDYSDLAIFTSDNPRSEDPENILDEMEAGVQEEPQRWLRVADRREAIFEAIRRARPGDTVLIAGKGHETYQIIGQQMLPFDDREVAREALRERSKSGEML, from the coding sequence ATGCAGCTTTCAGATGTACAGGAACTGCTGGTGACAGCAGACATCCGTGGCCAGGCGACGACGACCTTTTCCGGAATCCAAGCCGATTCGCGGAAGGTGGTCCCGGGAGATTTGTTCATCTGCTTGCCCGGGTATACCGTGGATGGCCACGATTTTGCTGCTCAAGCCGTTGAGCGAGGTGCAGTGGCCCTGCTCGTAGAGCGGTTTCTGCCAATCGCCGTTCCCCAAGTCCGCGTCCGAGATGCCCGGCGTGCGATGGCCATCGTGGCCAGCCATTTTTTTGGCCTTCCGACGCAAGAGATGAAGTTGATCGGAGTGACGGGCACCAACGGAAAGACGACGATTACCTATCTTTTAGAGAAAATTTTTGCCGATGCCGGCTACAAAACCGGTCTTGTCGGCACGATCCGGCATAAGGTGGGTGAGCAGTGGCTTCCGTCTCGCAACACGACCCCGGATGTGCTGGAATTGCAGTCCATGTTCCGTCAAATGGCCGATTTGGGGACGGAGTATGTGATCATGGAGGTCTCATCGCATGCGCTGGAATTGGGGCGTGTTCGGGGAAGCCTTTTTCGTACGGCCGTATTTACCAATCTGACCCAGGATCATCTGGATTTTCATGAGAGCATGGAACAGTATTGGTTTGCCAAATCACTATTGTTTTCCGGCCTTGGAAACAGTTATGGGAAGATGCGCCAGTATGCTGTGCTGAATGCCGATGATCCGTCCGCTCTTCGGTTGGCCCGCGTGACGGCCCATCCGGTCATTACCTACGGCATCCACCATGAGTCCGATGTCCAAGCGGTGGGAATCGATTTGCGCCCCGAAGGGACGACCGTGGATGTAAATACCTACCGGGGAAGCGTTCGGCTGCACCTGAAGATGGTGGGGCTCTTTAATGTGTACAATGCCTTGGCCGCTCTTGCGGCAGCGATGCTGGAAGGATTGGAGCTCCATCAAATCCGGGACAGCCTTGAGCAGATGCCTGGCGTCCCGGGGCGTTTTGAACGGATTGAAGAGGGTCAGGATGTGCATGTGATCGTCGATTATGCCCATACGCCGGACAGCCTGGAGAACGTGCTGAAGGCGATTCGCGGCTTTGCCAAGGGGCGCGTGCTATGTGTCGTCGGATGTGGCGGCGATCGCGATCGCGGCAAACGCCCGCAAATGGCCCGTGTGGCGGTTGACTACAGCGATTTGGCCATTTTTACTTCAGATAATCCCCGCTCCGAAGATCCTGAGAACATCTTGGATGAGATGGAGGCCGGCGTGCAGGAAGAACCTCAGCGTTGGCTCCGGGTGGCGGATCGCCGGGAAGCGATTTTTGAAGCCATCCGGCGAGCCAGGCCTGGCGATACCGTCCTGATTGCAGGGAAGGGTCATGAAACATACCAGATCATCGGCCAGCAGATGCTGCCTTTTGATGATCGGGAAGTGGCCAGAGAGGCGCTTCGTGAGCGAAGCAAGTCGGGAGAGATGTTATGA
- a CDS encoding UDP-N-acetylglucosamine 1-carboxyvinyltransferase: MEFVIHGGTPLSGSVRVHGAKNAALPILAASVLASGEYVLHDFPQLTDIATMLQILESLGIRNKQEGRHVILDTRSLSSSVVPESLMSQMRSSIFLMGPLLARFGEVTVSRPGGCAIGERRIDLHLDGLERMGAEIRQQNGRLVCRAPRLYGTTIYLDYPSVGATENLMMAAALAEGETVIHHAAKEPEIVDLQNFLNAMGARIRGAGTDTIFIQGVKKLRTAEYTVMPDRIVAGTLMVAGAMTCGEVVLENVIPDHVRILIELLQQAGCQVREGNDALYVKGAGRPKAIKKVTTSPFPGFPTDMQAQMMAFLSIADGVSILKETVFDARFRHVNELNRMGASIYVDLNTAFIRGVKQLTGAVVEASDLRAGAALVLAGLVAEGVTRVQQIHHIDRGYERIEEMLQPLGAKISRKTVD; this comes from the coding sequence TTGGAGTTTGTCATTCACGGGGGAACACCTCTCAGCGGTTCGGTGCGCGTTCACGGCGCAAAAAACGCAGCATTGCCGATTCTGGCAGCCTCTGTATTGGCCAGTGGCGAATACGTTCTGCATGATTTTCCTCAGTTGACAGATATCGCCACGATGTTGCAGATTTTGGAATCTTTGGGTATCCGTAACAAACAGGAAGGCAGGCACGTCATTCTGGATACGCGCTCGCTCTCCTCATCGGTCGTGCCGGAATCCCTGATGAGCCAAATGCGTTCCTCGATTTTTCTCATGGGACCGCTCTTGGCGCGGTTTGGCGAGGTGACCGTTTCCCGGCCTGGAGGATGTGCCATTGGGGAACGCCGCATTGACCTGCATTTGGACGGTTTGGAAAGGATGGGAGCTGAAATCAGGCAGCAAAACGGCCGTCTGGTTTGCCGTGCGCCGCGCCTGTATGGCACAACCATTTACCTGGATTATCCGAGCGTGGGCGCCACGGAAAACCTGATGATGGCTGCGGCGCTGGCAGAAGGTGAAACGGTGATCCACCATGCCGCCAAAGAGCCTGAGATCGTGGACTTGCAAAATTTTCTCAATGCGATGGGGGCCAGGATCAGGGGGGCAGGGACGGATACCATCTTCATACAGGGGGTCAAAAAGCTTAGAACGGCTGAATACACGGTGATGCCGGATCGGATCGTTGCCGGCACGTTGATGGTGGCTGGCGCCATGACCTGTGGAGAAGTGGTTCTGGAAAATGTCATCCCTGATCACGTGCGGATTCTGATCGAGCTGCTGCAGCAGGCCGGGTGCCAGGTCAGAGAGGGGAATGACGCGTTATACGTCAAAGGGGCTGGAAGACCGAAGGCGATCAAGAAAGTCACCACCTCTCCGTTTCCCGGTTTCCCGACCGACATGCAGGCACAAATGATGGCCTTTCTAAGCATCGCCGACGGCGTCAGCATTCTCAAGGAAACGGTATTTGACGCCCGTTTTCGGCATGTCAACGAACTGAACCGGATGGGCGCCTCGATCTATGTGGACTTGAACACAGCTTTCATACGCGGCGTCAAACAACTGACCGGAGCGGTGGTGGAAGCCTCCGATTTGCGGGCCGGAGCCGCATTGGTTCTGGCAGGACTGGTGGCTGAAGGAGTCACCAGGGTACAACAGATTCATCACATTGACCGTGGTTATGAACGGATAGAAGAGATGCTGCAGCCGTTGGGAGCAAAGATTTCGCGAAAAACGGTAGATTGA
- a CDS encoding undecaprenyldiphospho-muramoylpentapeptide beta-N-acetylglucosaminyltransferase yields the protein MKLVLSGGGTGGHVYPALAVAQEWLRQSPENQILYIGTEKGLENAIVKKAGLPFETIDVQGFKRSLSLYNLQTIQRFVRGVRDAKRLLRSFRPDVVLGTGGYVAGPVLYAAHRLKIPIAIHEQNVVPGLTNRFLSRYADLIALSFAETERHFRKSANLLLTGNPRASEVVQADPRKGWASLSLPPGTRLVLVVGGSRGAKAINETFLAMIPQLAALPDVHFVYVTGEVHYETIRRQAEQQLSLNPSVRKKLTILPFLDNMPEVLAAAILVVSRAGATMLSEITALGLPSILIPSPYVTNNHQEKNARWLTDSGASVMIREKDLSAQLLFEELAGLLHHPERLQAMGRSAKKLGHPDACQKLCRTLIEIARR from the coding sequence ATGAAGCTGGTCTTATCCGGGGGCGGGACGGGTGGACATGTCTACCCTGCCCTGGCAGTGGCGCAAGAATGGCTGCGGCAATCTCCCGAGAATCAAATCCTGTACATCGGAACGGAAAAGGGCTTGGAGAACGCCATTGTCAAAAAGGCGGGCTTGCCCTTCGAAACAATTGATGTTCAAGGGTTCAAACGTTCACTCAGTCTATATAATCTGCAAACCATCCAGCGCTTCGTGCGGGGTGTGCGTGATGCGAAGCGTCTTTTGCGTTCGTTCCGTCCTGATGTGGTACTCGGAACAGGTGGATATGTGGCTGGCCCGGTCTTGTACGCAGCCCACCGGTTGAAGATCCCGATCGCCATTCATGAACAAAATGTGGTACCAGGCTTGACCAACCGCTTTTTGTCGCGGTATGCCGATCTCATTGCGCTCAGTTTTGCCGAAACGGAGCGACATTTTCGCAAGTCGGCCAACCTCTTATTGACCGGGAATCCACGAGCCTCTGAGGTGGTGCAAGCTGATCCCCGGAAAGGATGGGCTTCTTTATCACTGCCCCCCGGAACCAGACTGGTTCTGGTGGTCGGCGGCAGCCGTGGGGCCAAAGCGATCAATGAGACTTTTTTGGCCATGATTCCGCAACTGGCCGCCTTGCCCGACGTTCATTTTGTGTATGTGACAGGGGAAGTGCATTATGAGACCATTCGCCGGCAGGCGGAGCAGCAATTGTCCCTGAACCCTTCTGTCCGCAAGAAACTGACCATCCTTCCGTTTCTCGACAATATGCCTGAAGTGCTGGCGGCCGCGATTTTGGTTGTCAGCCGCGCCGGTGCCACGATGCTGTCCGAGATTACGGCGTTGGGGCTGCCGTCGATCCTCATTCCCTCGCCCTATGTGACCAACAATCACCAGGAGAAAAATGCACGCTGGCTGACGGACTCTGGCGCCTCTGTCATGATCCGGGAAAAGGACCTATCTGCCCAGCTGCTCTTTGAGGAACTGGCCGGATTGCTTCATCACCCGGAACGCCTTCAGGCGATGGGGCGTTCGGCGAAAAAACTGGGACATCCCGATGCTTGTCAAAAGCTCTGCCGTACCCTGATCGAGATCGCCCGGCGGTAG
- a CDS encoding cell division protein FtsA: MNSLDYIISLDIGTSKIRVMIGEYHSNTVQVIGVGSAEANGIKKGAIVDIDQTVESIKQAVAQAEQMVDLRIHEVYVGISGNHIELLPGHGVVAVSNEDREIGEADIERVLQASRVIALPPDREIIDIVPNEFIVDGLRDIRDPRGMIGVRLEVEATIITGSKTWLHNLHRCIERAGLQVGGYVLMPLAAAEIALSADEKKLGVILLDLGAGSTDIAVFENGGLTRTSVLPIGGEYITNDIAIGLRTQTEVAERIKLTHGHALIAAASDAEVFQVPRIGSQSEEEFNQTDLAHIIEPRVEEIFYLIRQEVQRLTEKEPAGGYVLIGGVVSLPGLREVAEAVLKNTVRIAQPQFVGLRDPAYVNGAGMILYVAKRHYRTSGVVPVESKTKPNSKKKGARKGSPFERVKNWLSEFI, translated from the coding sequence TTGAACAGCTTGGATTATATTATCTCGCTGGATATCGGTACATCCAAGATACGTGTCATGATCGGCGAGTACCATTCAAATACAGTGCAGGTGATCGGTGTCGGTTCGGCCGAAGCAAATGGGATCAAAAAAGGGGCCATTGTAGATATTGACCAGACGGTTGAATCCATTAAGCAGGCCGTGGCGCAGGCGGAACAGATGGTGGATCTGCGAATCCATGAGGTGTATGTCGGCATTTCCGGCAATCACATCGAATTGCTTCCCGGCCATGGCGTGGTTGCCGTCTCGAACGAAGACCGGGAAATCGGCGAAGCGGACATTGAGCGGGTCCTGCAAGCTTCCAGGGTGATTGCATTGCCGCCGGATCGGGAAATTATTGACATCGTGCCTAATGAATTTATCGTCGATGGTCTGCGGGATATTCGCGATCCACGGGGCATGATCGGCGTTCGTCTGGAAGTGGAAGCCACGATCATCACGGGTTCCAAAACCTGGTTACATAATCTCCATCGCTGTATCGAACGTGCCGGGCTGCAGGTCGGCGGATATGTGTTGATGCCGTTGGCCGCAGCAGAGATTGCACTTTCTGCGGATGAAAAAAAGCTGGGCGTGATTCTGCTGGATTTGGGCGCTGGCTCAACGGATATTGCCGTTTTCGAAAACGGCGGTTTGACCAGGACCAGTGTGCTGCCCATCGGCGGGGAGTATATTACCAACGATATCGCCATCGGACTGCGCACGCAGACGGAGGTTGCCGAACGCATCAAACTGACGCATGGACATGCCCTGATCGCTGCCGCCAGCGATGCGGAGGTGTTCCAAGTTCCGCGCATCGGCAGCCAATCCGAAGAAGAATTCAATCAAACCGACCTGGCCCATATCATCGAACCGCGTGTTGAAGAAATTTTTTACCTGATTCGGCAGGAGGTTCAACGGCTCACGGAAAAGGAGCCGGCAGGCGGCTATGTCCTGATCGGGGGTGTGGTATCGCTTCCGGGATTACGGGAAGTGGCGGAAGCTGTCTTAAAAAATACGGTGCGGATTGCCCAGCCGCAATTTGTTGGCCTCCGGGATCCGGCATACGTGAATGGAGCCGGGATGATCCTTTACGTGGCAAAACGTCATTACCGGACTTCCGGGGTCGTTCCTGTGGAGAGCAAGACCAAACCGAACAGCAAGAAGAAGGGGGCTCGAAAGGGGTCGCCCTTTGAAAGAGTAAAGAATTGGCTGAGTGAATTTATCTGA
- a CDS encoding stage V sporulation protein E has protein sequence MAGRKKAPDFLLMASVLGLLAIGVIMVYSSSAILSEYQFGDSFYYVKRQLLFAILGVAAMYTMMNIDYWVWKRWAGWLLLICFLLLLVVLVPGVGLVRGGARSWLGVGAFSIQPAEFVKLGLILFLAKMLSDRPEWIPSFFRGMVPALLLSGLAFALVMMQPDLGTGTVLMGTTVVILFAAGSRLAHLGGLAVLGVAAFIALIAAAPYRMQRIIAFLDPWQDPLGSGYQLLQSLYAIGPGGLMGLGLGKSIQKFGYLPEPQTDFIFSILAEELGFIGGALVLLLFAVLAWRGIRVAMYAPDFFGSLVAIGIISMIMIQVVINIGVVTGLFPVTGITLPFLSYGGSSLTIVLTAVGLLLNISRHAQPFPIRK, from the coding sequence ATGGCAGGCCGCAAAAAAGCACCTGATTTTTTGTTAATGGCCAGCGTATTGGGCCTTCTGGCTATCGGCGTGATCATGGTGTACAGTTCCAGCGCCATCTTGTCGGAATACCAGTTTGGCGACTCTTTTTATTACGTCAAGCGACAATTATTGTTTGCGATTTTAGGGGTCGCGGCCATGTATACGATGATGAACATCGATTACTGGGTCTGGAAGCGCTGGGCCGGCTGGCTTTTGTTGATTTGTTTCTTGCTGCTTCTTGTGGTTTTGGTTCCTGGGGTTGGCCTGGTTCGCGGAGGAGCGCGAAGCTGGCTGGGGGTGGGAGCCTTTAGCATTCAGCCGGCGGAGTTTGTCAAGCTGGGCCTGATCCTGTTCCTGGCCAAGATGTTGTCGGATAGACCGGAATGGATTCCCAGTTTTTTTCGCGGCATGGTTCCCGCATTGCTCTTGTCGGGATTGGCTTTTGCTTTGGTGATGATGCAGCCCGATCTGGGCACGGGGACGGTCTTGATGGGGACAACCGTGGTGATCCTGTTTGCTGCCGGAAGCCGGCTCGCGCATCTTGGCGGACTGGCGGTTTTGGGCGTTGCTGCCTTTATCGCCTTAATTGCTGCGGCGCCATATCGCATGCAACGGATCATCGCCTTTCTGGACCCGTGGCAGGATCCGCTCGGTTCAGGCTATCAGCTGCTTCAATCGCTTTATGCGATTGGCCCAGGCGGACTGATGGGACTGGGTCTGGGGAAGAGCATTCAAAAATTTGGCTATCTGCCAGAGCCGCAAACCGATTTCATTTTCTCCATCCTGGCCGAAGAACTCGGTTTTATTGGCGGAGCGCTGGTTCTCCTGTTGTTTGCCGTTTTAGCCTGGCGGGGGATTCGCGTGGCGATGTATGCGCCCGATTTTTTCGGGAGCTTGGTGGCGATTGGGATCATTTCGATGATCATGATTCAGGTGGTGATCAACATCGGCGTCGTGACCGGTCTTTTTCCTGTGACCGGAATTACACTGCCATTCTTGAGTTACGGCGGTTCTTCCTTGACGATTGTGTTGACGGCGGTCGGACTTCTCTTGAATATTTCCCGGCATGCGCAGCCTTTTCCAATCCGCAAGTAA
- a CDS encoding UDP-N-acetylmuramoylalanine--D-glutamate ligase, giving the protein MRRYGRSWFRGKRVVVIGLAKSGLAAACLLWELGAQVTVNDRQEAWQIPPEAKRKLEERGIVCRWGGHPDDLIDPGVDLVVKNPGIPYRILPIQQAIKYQIPVITEVELGWQWTVSPMIGITGSNGKTTTTSLIGEMFRQAERKAHVVGNIGMVMSEVAFHSRPDETLVVELSSFQLLGTLDFRPDVAVLTNIYPAHLDYHGTLEEYTRAKLKLFANQRADDVAVLNADQEVSVRLAPEIGAQIWWFSIRSAVSPGVYLEDGEVYWQPPDGQRRRLFSRSDVALKGDHNLENLLAASCAAVAYGLPVEAVRRVASTFTGVEHRLEFVRKVNGVAYYNDSKATNTTAAITALRSFKEGITWIAGGLDRGHSFDEMIPIVQKHVKRVIAYGETSERIIEMCRRAGVSLCSTVGSVEEAVDLAAVITPPGDVVLLSPACASWDMYRSFEERGNIFKQAVHKL; this is encoded by the coding sequence ATGCGGCGTTATGGTCGAAGCTGGTTTCGCGGCAAAAGGGTGGTTGTCATTGGACTGGCCAAAAGCGGACTGGCCGCCGCCTGCCTGCTTTGGGAACTGGGCGCACAAGTGACGGTGAATGACCGGCAAGAGGCCTGGCAAATTCCGCCGGAAGCCAAGCGGAAGTTGGAAGAGCGGGGAATCGTTTGTCGGTGGGGCGGCCATCCTGACGATTTGATCGATCCGGGCGTCGATTTGGTGGTCAAAAATCCGGGCATCCCGTACCGGATTCTTCCAATCCAGCAGGCGATAAAGTATCAGATTCCTGTCATCACCGAAGTAGAGCTGGGATGGCAGTGGACGGTTTCGCCGATGATCGGCATCACCGGTTCGAACGGGAAAACCACAACCACTTCGTTGATTGGCGAGATGTTTCGTCAAGCGGAACGAAAGGCTCATGTTGTGGGAAATATCGGGATGGTGATGTCCGAAGTTGCGTTTCATTCCCGGCCAGACGAGACGCTGGTGGTGGAACTGAGCAGTTTCCAATTGCTGGGGACGCTGGATTTTCGGCCTGATGTCGCTGTTTTGACCAATATTTATCCCGCTCACTTGGATTATCACGGGACGCTGGAAGAATACACGCGTGCCAAGTTGAAGTTGTTTGCCAATCAAAGGGCGGATGATGTGGCTGTATTGAACGCCGATCAGGAGGTCAGTGTTCGTCTGGCGCCGGAAATTGGCGCCCAAATTTGGTGGTTCAGCATCCGATCTGCGGTCTCACCCGGCGTGTATTTGGAAGACGGGGAGGTTTATTGGCAGCCGCCCGACGGACAACGCAGGCGCCTGTTTTCCCGGAGTGACGTGGCGCTGAAAGGGGATCATAACCTCGAAAATCTGCTGGCCGCCTCTTGTGCCGCTGTGGCTTACGGGCTGCCGGTTGAGGCTGTTCGACGCGTCGCAAGCACCTTTACAGGCGTTGAACACCGGTTGGAATTTGTCCGGAAGGTGAACGGTGTCGCCTATTACAACGATTCAAAGGCGACCAATACCACCGCGGCCATCACCGCTTTGCGTTCTTTCAAGGAAGGGATTACCTGGATTGCAGGCGGATTGGATCGCGGCCATTCCTTTGATGAGATGATCCCGATTGTGCAAAAACATGTCAAAAGGGTCATCGCTTATGGAGAAACCTCGGAGCGGATCATTGAGATGTGCCGGCGGGCAGGTGTCAGTCTTTGTTCAACGGTTGGCAGTGTTGAGGAAGCGGTCGATTTGGCAGCCGTGATCACCCCTCCGGGCGACGTGGTGCTGCTTTCACCGGCATGCGCAAGTTGGGATATGTACCGTTCCTTTGAAGAACGCGGGAATATCTTCAAACAAGCCGTGCATAAGCTCTAG
- a CDS encoding phospho-N-acetylmuramoyl-pentapeptide-transferase: protein MEIRPLILTVFAAFMLAVFLSPLMIPLLRRLKFGQYIREDGPKGHQKKAGTPTMGGLMIMLPAVLATFLFADFTPTLSLLLLSMLGYGLIGFLDDFIKVVMKRNLGLTATQKLFLQLLLALSMYLLLQRMDHPFTVSVPGTQWEINLGWSYFLLLVLINLATTNAVNLTDGLDGLLAGTAGIAFATYGIIAWVYMKPEIALFSCAMMGAVLGFLVFNAHPAKVFMGDTGSLAIGGALAAIAIMTKTELLLIVIGGVFVIEALSVIIQVISYKTRKKRVFKMSPIHHHFELSGWSEWRVVVTFWLISFVFAGVGLYLGVLV, encoded by the coding sequence ATGGAAATTAGACCCTTAATTTTGACCGTCTTTGCGGCATTCATGCTGGCAGTTTTCCTTTCGCCCTTGATGATCCCGCTCCTGCGGCGGCTGAAATTTGGCCAATACATACGGGAAGACGGGCCAAAGGGGCATCAGAAAAAAGCAGGCACGCCGACCATGGGCGGGCTGATGATCATGCTGCCGGCGGTACTGGCCACGTTTCTCTTTGCCGATTTTACGCCCACACTCAGCCTGTTATTGTTATCCATGCTGGGTTACGGACTGATAGGTTTTTTGGACGATTTTATCAAGGTAGTGATGAAGCGTAATTTGGGCCTGACCGCAACGCAAAAACTTTTTTTGCAGTTGCTTCTGGCTTTATCCATGTATTTGCTGCTGCAAAGGATGGATCATCCGTTTACCGTTTCTGTCCCCGGCACGCAGTGGGAAATCAATCTGGGCTGGTCCTACTTTCTGCTGCTGGTCCTGATTAACCTTGCGACGACCAATGCGGTCAACCTGACCGATGGATTGGACGGGTTGCTGGCAGGTACGGCTGGCATCGCTTTTGCCACCTATGGGATCATTGCCTGGGTCTACATGAAGCCGGAGATCGCCTTGTTCAGTTGTGCGATGATGGGTGCGGTTTTGGGCTTCCTCGTGTTTAACGCCCATCCCGCCAAAGTCTTTATGGGGGATACAGGTTCGCTGGCCATTGGTGGCGCCTTGGCAGCCATTGCGATCATGACGAAGACGGAGTTGCTGTTGATCGTCATCGGCGGGGTGTTTGTGATTGAGGCCTTATCCGTCATCATCCAGGTGATTTCATACAAGACGCGCAAAAAGCGGGTGTTCAAGATGAGCCCGATCCATCACCACTTTGAATTATCCGGATGGTCGGAGTGGCGGGTGGTGGTCACTTTCTGGTTGATCAGTTTTGTCTTTGCAGGAGTTGGCCTTTATCTGGGAGTGTTGGTATAG
- a CDS encoding small basic protein: MWLPLAGLLIGILLGLSSDIHIPPAWSHYLAVAVLAALDTVFGGMRANLEGTFDVRVFASGFFSNTLLAAGLAFLGERLGIDLYLAAIFVFGVRLFNNLAMIRRILLNRLSDWRPHEKDRKKIV, encoded by the coding sequence ATGTGGTTACCCCTTGCTGGGTTGCTGATTGGCATTTTGCTCGGCTTGAGCTCAGATATTCACATTCCGCCCGCATGGAGCCACTATCTGGCGGTGGCGGTGCTTGCCGCTTTGGATACGGTTTTTGGGGGGATGCGGGCCAACCTGGAGGGCACGTTTGATGTCCGCGTGTTTGCCAGCGGCTTTTTCTCTAACACGCTGCTGGCGGCCGGCTTGGCGTTTTTGGGCGAACGGCTTGGGATCGATTTGTATTTGGCGGCGATCTTTGTCTTTGGCGTTCGCCTGTTTAACAATCTTGCGATGATCCGCCGGATCTTGCTCAACCGTTTGTCTGATTGGCGGCCCCATGAAAAAGACAGGAAAAAAATAGTATGA
- a CDS encoding UDP-N-acetylenolpyruvoylglucosamine reductase: MHELAMQLKKAEIGLVLEKEPMANHTTWKVGGPADIYVVPTSQAKLAEAMKYIREAAVPWFVIGRGSNLLVRDGGIRGVVVSLDQLNKIRFEGHRVIAEGGCSLVRLSVLSAQKGLSGLEFAGGIPGSVGGAVFMNAGAHGSDVSRVLEAVTVLYEDGQVRYTREEMGFAYRTSRLQKERGIVSEAIFHLQPLDRTVIMEKMRKYRQKRLATQPLNMPCAGSVFRNPEGDYAARLIEAAGLKGATMGGAKISNVHANFIVNTGNATAKDVLSLIAYCQEVVYEQFGVRLKTEVQIAGED, encoded by the coding sequence ATGCACGAATTGGCGATGCAACTGAAAAAAGCGGAGATAGGCCTCGTGTTGGAAAAGGAACCGATGGCCAACCATACGACCTGGAAGGTGGGCGGTCCAGCAGACATTTACGTCGTCCCAACCAGTCAGGCAAAGCTGGCCGAGGCCATGAAGTATATTCGCGAGGCGGCTGTCCCCTGGTTTGTGATTGGCCGGGGTTCCAACTTGCTGGTTCGTGATGGAGGGATTCGAGGGGTTGTTGTCTCTCTTGACCAGCTCAACAAGATCCGGTTTGAGGGCCATCGGGTGATTGCGGAAGGGGGATGCTCCCTGGTCCGGCTGTCCGTCCTTTCGGCACAGAAAGGCCTGAGCGGTTTGGAGTTTGCCGGTGGGATACCTGGCAGTGTGGGTGGGGCTGTCTTTATGAATGCCGGCGCTCACGGGTCAGATGTATCGCGGGTGTTGGAGGCAGTTACAGTGCTGTACGAGGATGGCCAAGTGCGTTATACCCGGGAAGAGATGGGGTTTGCCTATCGCACATCCCGCCTGCAAAAGGAACGGGGTATTGTCAGTGAAGCCATCTTCCACCTTCAGCCCCTTGATCGCACCGTCATCATGGAAAAGATGCGGAAATACCGTCAGAAACGGCTTGCCACCCAACCATTGAACATGCCGTGCGCAGGCAGTGTTTTCCGCAACCCGGAAGGGGATTATGCTGCCCGCTTGATTGAGGCGGCTGGCCTCAAAGGGGCGACCATGGGTGGGGCCAAGATTTCCAATGTTCACGCCAACTTTATCGTAAATACAGGAAACGCCACCGCAAAGGATGTACTTTCGTTGATTGCTTATTGCCAGGAAGTGGTGTACGAACAATTTGGGGTTCGCTTGAAGACGGAGGTGCAGATCGCGGGGGAGGATTGA